In a genomic window of Roseiflexus castenholzii DSM 13941:
- a CDS encoding disulfide bond formation protein B, which yields MSVTDTPSSIAVGEVPDGPIQAAEEDRLSAFFASYGRHLALLQAIVATCGSLFMSEALGWPPCVLCWYQRILMYPLVALILIGILRRDRGLHLYVLPLSLSGACISLYHYLLVKTDWLPPPPCVDGIPCTVDYLDILGFINVPFMALTAFLIISFLMGATAVSIGARTEATPSLRDRQAIAAYAIIVLVAAAFIGWGIIV from the coding sequence ATGAGCGTAACCGACACACCATCAAGCATCGCTGTCGGCGAGGTCCCCGATGGACCGATCCAGGCAGCGGAAGAAGACCGGCTAAGCGCCTTCTTCGCATCGTATGGACGGCACCTGGCACTGCTCCAGGCAATAGTGGCAACCTGTGGCAGCCTGTTCATGAGCGAGGCGCTCGGTTGGCCCCCCTGCGTTCTCTGCTGGTACCAGCGCATTTTGATGTACCCGCTGGTCGCGCTCATCCTGATCGGCATTCTGCGCCGTGATCGCGGGCTTCATCTCTACGTGTTGCCGCTCTCCCTCTCTGGCGCCTGTATCTCGCTCTACCATTACCTTCTGGTCAAAACCGATTGGTTGCCGCCGCCACCGTGCGTTGACGGCATCCCCTGCACAGTCGATTACCTGGATATTCTGGGGTTCATCAATGTGCCGTTCATGGCGCTTACTGCATTTCTGATCATCAGTTTCCTGATGGGTGCGACAGCGGTCAGCATCGGCGCCAGGACAGAAGCAACGCCATCGCTGCGCGACCGGCAGGCGATCGCCGCCTACGCCATCATCGTCCTCGTCGCCGCAGCATTCATCGGATGGGGCATAATCGTCTGA
- the pcp gene encoding pyroglutamyl-peptidase I: MSTLLVTGFEPFGGASVNPSAEVVRRFTNNGKPPDAVTAILPVDAVQAPRMITDLLLDHQPDLCLMLGQADGYAALTVERVAINLCDFRIPDNAGAQRVDEPIVEDGPAAYFSTAPVRDVVRAIRAAGVPVDLSLSAGAYLCNMVYYTALHVCATHCLPTRCLFIHLPSLPSQASADRAPRPTMALETMYAGVCAALRAGLGGEN; this comes from the coding sequence ATGTCAACCTTGCTCGTCACCGGTTTCGAGCCGTTCGGCGGCGCTTCGGTCAATCCTTCGGCGGAAGTTGTGCGTCGTTTCACGAACAATGGTAAACCGCCAGATGCGGTCACTGCCATTCTTCCGGTCGATGCCGTTCAGGCGCCTCGTATGATAACCGATCTGCTGCTCGATCACCAACCCGATCTCTGCCTGATGCTCGGACAGGCGGACGGGTATGCTGCGCTCACGGTTGAGCGTGTGGCGATCAACCTGTGCGATTTTCGCATCCCGGATAATGCCGGCGCTCAACGGGTCGATGAACCGATTGTAGAGGATGGACCGGCAGCGTATTTCTCCACCGCGCCGGTGCGCGATGTAGTGCGGGCGATTCGCGCTGCGGGCGTGCCTGTTGATCTCTCTCTGTCGGCAGGAGCGTATCTATGCAATATGGTGTACTACACTGCACTGCACGTCTGCGCCACGCATTGTTTGCCAACGCGATGTCTGTTCATTCACTTGCCGTCGCTGCCATCGCAGGCAAGCGCTGATCGCGCGCCTCGTCCGACAATGGCGCTCGAAACAATGTATGCAGGGGTGTGCGCTGCATTGCGAGCGGGATTGGGGGGTGAGAACTGA
- the proS gene encoding proline--tRNA ligase: MPKEGITPRAQDYSQWYLDIVQQADLADYAEVVKGCIVFKPTGYALWEAIQRGLDDRIKATGHVNAYFPLLIPKSFLMKEAEHVEGFAPEVAEVTRAGGEDLAEPYVIRPTSETIIGYFYSKWVRSYRDLPLLINQWANVMRWEMRTRPFLRTTEFLWQEGHTVHATEEDAERETLLILHEVYADFVEKDMAIPVIRGLKSEKEKFPGALRSYCIEAMMQDGRALQAGTSHNLGQNFARAFDITYTDQHNTIQYAWTTSWGVSTRLIGALIMTHSDDEGLVIPPRLAPTQVVVVPIYRNDAERSVVMEAVQRMTAEWKGLLRFKVDDRDNLTPGFKFNEWELKGVPIRVEIGPKDIEKGSVAIARRDQPGREGKSFVPQEGLTARLAALLEEIQQALYRRALAFRETHTADVTTYEELKQQVERGFARCYWAGTMEDEKRIQEETRATIRCIPLDQPQQAGRCIYTGKETTQQVIFARAY; the protein is encoded by the coding sequence GTGCCCAAGGAAGGAATAACTCCCCGCGCGCAGGATTATTCGCAGTGGTATCTCGATATTGTGCAACAGGCGGACCTCGCCGACTATGCGGAGGTCGTCAAAGGGTGCATTGTCTTCAAACCGACCGGCTATGCGCTGTGGGAGGCGATCCAGCGCGGGTTGGACGACCGGATCAAGGCGACCGGTCATGTCAATGCCTACTTTCCGCTGCTCATTCCAAAAAGTTTCCTGATGAAAGAAGCCGAGCACGTCGAAGGCTTTGCGCCCGAAGTGGCGGAAGTAACCCGTGCCGGTGGCGAAGACCTTGCCGAACCCTATGTCATCCGACCGACCTCGGAAACGATCATCGGCTACTTCTATTCCAAATGGGTGCGAAGTTACCGCGATCTGCCGCTGCTGATCAATCAGTGGGCAAACGTGATGCGCTGGGAGATGCGCACCCGCCCCTTCCTGCGCACCACCGAGTTCCTCTGGCAGGAGGGGCACACGGTGCATGCCACCGAGGAAGATGCCGAACGCGAAACGCTCTTGATCCTTCACGAGGTGTATGCCGACTTCGTTGAGAAGGATATGGCGATTCCGGTAATCAGGGGGCTGAAATCGGAGAAAGAAAAGTTCCCCGGCGCGCTGCGCTCCTACTGTATCGAAGCCATGATGCAGGACGGACGGGCGCTTCAGGCGGGAACATCGCACAACCTGGGGCAGAACTTTGCCCGCGCCTTCGATATTACCTATACCGATCAGCACAATACCATTCAGTACGCCTGGACGACCAGCTGGGGCGTCAGCACACGCCTGATCGGCGCCCTGATTATGACCCATTCCGATGATGAAGGCCTCGTCATCCCACCGCGCCTGGCGCCGACACAGGTCGTCGTCGTGCCGATTTACCGGAACGATGCCGAGCGCAGTGTGGTCATGGAAGCGGTGCAGCGTATGACCGCCGAATGGAAGGGACTCCTGCGCTTCAAGGTCGATGACCGCGATAATCTGACGCCAGGATTCAAGTTCAATGAGTGGGAATTGAAAGGTGTTCCTATCCGCGTCGAGATCGGTCCGAAAGACATCGAAAAAGGAAGCGTCGCCATTGCCCGGCGCGACCAACCAGGGCGCGAAGGTAAATCGTTCGTTCCTCAGGAAGGACTGACCGCCCGCCTCGCTGCGCTGCTTGAGGAAATTCAGCAGGCGCTCTACCGGCGCGCACTGGCATTCCGTGAAACGCATACCGCCGATGTCACGACCTATGAGGAACTGAAACAACAGGTCGAACGCGGTTTTGCGCGCTGCTACTGGGCGGGAACTATGGAAGACGAAAAGCGAATCCAGGAAGAGACGCGCGCTACCATTCGCTGCATCCCGCTCGACCAACCGCAACAGGCGGGGAGGTGCATCTACACCGGCAAAGAGACAACCCAGCAGGTCATCTTCGCGCGGGCATATTGA
- a CDS encoding Uma2 family endonuclease: protein MTALIVPTDAPVIAGPPQGRWTFADWQTLPDDGRRYEVIDGVLYMTTAPSTFHQWVIMRLMERFGLPAVNQGLGYAFTAPVGVLMPGCDPVQPDFLFVRREHSAIIHDGRIHGVPDLIVEVLSPGNAAYDEQVKLPAYALAGVPECALIRPMIRAVSVYRLDRSGRYAAPREASSSDVLTFDCLPGLAVTVSDLFEGAPDTTF from the coding sequence ATGACCGCCCTGATTGTGCCAACCGACGCCCCTGTGATCGCCGGACCTCCGCAGGGCCGCTGGACTTTCGCGGACTGGCAGACGTTGCCCGACGATGGACGGCGCTATGAGGTCATCGACGGAGTGCTGTACATGACCACGGCTCCGAGCACGTTTCACCAATGGGTTATCATGCGTTTGATGGAGCGCTTCGGTCTGCCAGCGGTGAATCAAGGGCTTGGGTATGCCTTTACGGCGCCGGTTGGCGTGCTCATGCCAGGGTGTGATCCGGTACAACCGGATTTTCTGTTTGTGCGGCGTGAACATAGCGCGATTATTCACGACGGTCGCATCCACGGCGTGCCGGATCTGATTGTTGAAGTGCTGTCGCCGGGAAATGCCGCGTATGATGAACAGGTTAAGCTGCCTGCATATGCACTCGCAGGCGTTCCCGAATGTGCATTGATTCGACCGATGATCCGTGCAGTGAGTGTGTACCGCCTGGATCGTTCGGGACGGTACGCAGCGCCGCGTGAGGCGTCATCGAGCGATGTGCTGACATTCGATTGCCTGCCCGGTCTGGCAGTCACCGTGAGCGACCTGTTCGAGGGCGCGCCAGATACAACCTTCTAG